A genome region from Nocardia sp. NBC_00565 includes the following:
- a CDS encoding DUF2786 domain-containing protein, whose protein sequence is MGKPNRRHRAAKQRARHGGSDFWAAQGAHDQARQPAAEQFANAIMAAAMESAQGNPGVAKRFATQLPGSGSLTPELEHGARLADQHIITRVFQNGWLPEDIHQAARRRVDPFAVGLLTDVMAAYIQPFGLATIDETWRAQLAELKADAWWSESEPHLGQWAAQQLLTPAEALTTVIEALALLILLPKLELIKPLPGTARPDAGAHHHVDEKVLGRVRGLLAKAESTSFPEEAETLSAKAQELMTKYALDRVLVDANTSVPDLPGVRRIWLETPYVDAKAHLVEVVTRANRCRAIFASAWGFMTIVGDEADLEAVELLTTSLLVQATRAMIASGDHTRNAHSRSRSFRKSFLIAYAARIGERLAAATETTIAESADPTRLLPALASHQQQVDEAFENLFPEVRAGRISIGSAAGWEAGRAAADRAQLAARRPIRK, encoded by the coding sequence ATGGGCAAGCCGAATCGCCGACATCGGGCGGCCAAGCAGCGGGCGCGGCACGGCGGTTCCGACTTCTGGGCCGCGCAGGGGGCGCACGACCAAGCGCGGCAACCGGCCGCAGAGCAGTTCGCCAACGCCATCATGGCTGCCGCGATGGAGTCGGCGCAGGGAAACCCGGGCGTCGCCAAACGGTTCGCCACCCAACTTCCCGGCAGTGGATCGCTCACACCCGAGTTGGAACACGGTGCGCGCCTGGCAGATCAGCACATCATCACGAGAGTCTTCCAGAACGGCTGGTTGCCGGAGGACATCCACCAGGCCGCACGGCGCCGCGTCGATCCGTTCGCGGTCGGCTTACTGACCGACGTGATGGCCGCCTACATCCAGCCCTTCGGACTCGCCACCATCGACGAGACCTGGCGTGCACAGCTCGCCGAGCTGAAAGCCGACGCATGGTGGTCCGAATCGGAACCACATCTCGGCCAGTGGGCGGCACAACAGCTGTTGACCCCGGCGGAAGCGCTGACCACCGTGATCGAGGCGCTGGCGCTGTTGATTCTGCTGCCGAAGCTGGAACTCATCAAGCCGTTGCCCGGCACGGCCCGGCCGGATGCCGGCGCACACCATCACGTCGATGAGAAGGTGCTGGGCCGAGTACGCGGGTTGCTCGCCAAGGCCGAGTCGACATCCTTCCCGGAGGAGGCGGAAACCCTGTCGGCCAAGGCCCAGGAGCTGATGACCAAGTACGCCCTCGATCGGGTGCTGGTCGATGCGAACACCTCCGTCCCCGATCTGCCGGGTGTGCGCAGAATCTGGCTGGAAACTCCGTACGTCGACGCCAAAGCGCACCTTGTCGAAGTGGTCACCCGGGCCAATCGCTGCCGCGCGATCTTTGCCTCGGCGTGGGGATTCATGACCATCGTCGGCGACGAGGCGGACCTGGAGGCCGTCGAGCTGTTGACCACGTCGCTGCTCGTCCAGGCGACCAGGGCGATGATCGCGAGTGGCGACCACACGCGCAACGCGCACTCTCGGAGCCGTTCGTTCCGGAAGTCGTTCCTCATCGCCTACGCCGCTCGAATAGGTGAGCGGCTGGCAGCGGCGACCGAAACCACGATCGCCGAATCCGCTGATCCCACCCGCCTATTGCCGGCACTGGCCTCCCATCAGCAGCAGGTCGATGAAGCCTTCGAGAACCTCTTCCCCGAGGTGCGGGCCGGTCGCATTTCCATCGGCAGCGCCGCAGGCTGGGAAGCGGGGCGCGCCGCCGCCGATCGCGCGCAGCTCGCCGCGCGACGCCCGATCAGGAAGTAA
- a CDS encoding nuclear transport factor 2 family protein produces the protein MTNVQLERLEAMNKIGRILAPLTALPLVLLAACATTVNQRQLRELVDRNEINALVDKLGRALDEGRYDDLGAIYTLDAIAETPGGLAEGRAALIAQAGRNHSDDKRIQHFISNVMVDLRGDTAEVRANLIATFTPAAAAEPRIAPEPQFTLGEVYRFDAVRAAEGWRLSRVQTTPQWSTGTRP, from the coding sequence GTGACCAATGTTCAGCTCGAAAGGCTCGAAGCGATGAACAAGATCGGCCGCATCCTTGCGCCGCTGACCGCGCTGCCACTGGTGCTGCTCGCCGCCTGCGCGACAACAGTCAACCAACGGCAATTGCGAGAACTGGTGGACCGCAACGAGATCAATGCACTGGTCGACAAGTTGGGCCGCGCTTTGGACGAGGGACGATACGACGACCTGGGCGCGATCTATACCCTCGATGCGATCGCTGAGACCCCCGGCGGGTTGGCGGAGGGGCGCGCCGCGCTCATCGCGCAGGCCGGCCGCAATCACTCCGACGACAAGCGAATTCAGCACTTCATCAGCAATGTGATGGTCGATCTGCGGGGCGACACCGCCGAGGTCAGGGCGAATCTCATCGCCACTTTCACTCCGGCCGCGGCCGCCGAGCCGAGGATCGCGCCGGAGCCGCAGTTCACTCTCGGCGAGGTCTACCGCTTCGACGCGGTCCGCGCCGCCGAGGGCTGGCGACTGTCGCGAGTGCAGACGACGCCGCAGTGGTCCACCGGCACGCGCCCATGA
- a CDS encoding MarR family winged helix-turn-helix transcriptional regulator yields MEYAHDDAPGRLRALPTRLVNQVAVIANRATERALDSTGSRRYHYSLLVTLSDFGPASQADLGRRTRIDRSDIVAALNDLAERSFIERSPDPGDRRRNIVTITEAGTRHLADLDVRIAGAQDELLADLSSADRGELVRLLTRILRAHAD; encoded by the coding sequence ATGGAATACGCGCACGACGACGCCCCCGGCCGGCTGCGAGCCTTGCCGACGAGGTTGGTGAATCAGGTGGCCGTCATCGCCAACCGGGCGACCGAGCGCGCATTGGACAGCACCGGATCGCGTCGCTACCACTACTCCCTGCTGGTGACCCTCAGCGATTTCGGACCGGCCAGCCAAGCCGACCTCGGTAGGCGCACGCGCATCGATCGCAGCGACATCGTGGCCGCTCTGAATGACCTGGCCGAACGAAGTTTCATTGAACGCAGCCCCGATCCCGGCGACCGCCGCCGAAATATCGTCACCATCACCGAGGCGGGCACCCGCCACCTCGCGGATCTCGACGTCCGGATCGCCGGCGCGCAGGACGAGCTACTCGCCGACCTGTCGTCCGCGGACCGCGGCGAACTCGTTCGGCTGCTCACCCGTATCTTGCGCGCACACGCCGACTGA
- the priA gene encoding bifunctional 1-(5-phosphoribosyl)-5-((5-phosphoribosylamino)methylideneamino)imidazole-4-carboxamide isomerase/phosphoribosylanthranilate isomerase PriA, with product MSLVLLPAVDVANGEAVRLVQGEAGSETNYGSPRDAALAWQEAGAEWVHLVDLDAAFGRGSNRELLAKVVGELDVQVELSGGIRDDESLEAALATGCSRVNLGTAALEDPQWCAGAIAKHGERIAVGLDVRIIDGEYRLRGRGWVSDGGDLWEVLERLERDGCSRYVVTDVTKDGTLTGPNLDLLREVCAATDAPVIASGGVSTIEDLIAIAGLVPEGVEGSIVGKALYAGRFTLPEALAATR from the coding sequence GTGAGTCTTGTGCTGCTACCTGCTGTCGATGTCGCCAATGGAGAGGCCGTGCGCCTGGTTCAGGGGGAGGCGGGCAGCGAAACCAACTACGGCTCCCCGCGCGACGCGGCGCTCGCCTGGCAGGAAGCCGGTGCGGAGTGGGTGCATCTGGTCGATCTCGACGCGGCCTTCGGGCGTGGCTCCAATCGGGAACTGCTGGCCAAGGTCGTCGGCGAACTCGATGTGCAGGTGGAACTGTCCGGCGGCATCCGCGATGACGAATCCCTGGAGGCCGCGCTGGCCACCGGCTGCTCCCGGGTCAACCTCGGCACCGCCGCGCTGGAAGATCCGCAGTGGTGCGCCGGCGCCATCGCCAAGCACGGTGAGCGCATCGCCGTCGGCCTGGACGTGCGCATCATCGACGGTGAGTACCGGCTGCGCGGGCGCGGCTGGGTCAGCGACGGCGGCGACCTGTGGGAGGTGCTCGAGCGGCTCGAACGCGACGGCTGCTCGCGCTACGTGGTCACCGACGTGACCAAGGACGGCACCCTCACCGGCCCCAACCTGGATCTGCTGCGCGAGGTGTGCGCCGCCACCGATGCGCCGGTCATCGCCTCCGGCGGTGTCTCGACCATCGAGGATCTGATCGCGATCGCCGGACTGGTCCCGGAGGGCGTCGAGGGTTCGATCGTCGGCAAGGCGCTGTACGCGGGCCGCTTCACGCTGCCCGAGGCGCTGGCCGCGACGCGCTGA
- a CDS encoding inositol monophosphatase family protein, producing MTANRLDTELPALLAVAGDILDAASPRFVEGVGAPSAVTKGRNDFATELDLELERTISAQLEQRTGIEVHGEEFGGPQLTSGTAWVLDPIDGTFNYSSGHPLSGMLLALVHDGEPLLGLTWLPLLGQRYAAAAGGAVLLNGEPLPRLPRGKLGEAMIGFGAFNVDSAGRIPGRFRFDLLSPLSRLSSRVRMHGSTGIDLAFTASGVLGGAIVFGHHPWDNAAGVALVRAAGGVVTDLAGEPWTITSGSVLAAAPGVHEELLEMICTVVDDA from the coding sequence ATGACCGCCAACCGCCTCGACACCGAACTACCGGCCCTGCTCGCCGTCGCCGGCGACATCCTCGATGCGGCCAGTCCCCGTTTCGTCGAGGGGGTCGGCGCGCCGAGCGCGGTGACCAAGGGCCGCAACGACTTCGCGACCGAACTCGATCTGGAGCTGGAGCGCACCATTTCCGCACAGCTCGAGCAGCGCACCGGAATCGAGGTGCATGGTGAGGAATTCGGCGGACCGCAGCTCACCTCCGGCACGGCGTGGGTGCTCGATCCGATCGATGGCACCTTCAATTACTCATCGGGACACCCGCTTTCGGGCATGCTGCTGGCGCTGGTGCACGACGGGGAGCCGCTGCTGGGGTTGACCTGGCTGCCGTTGCTCGGCCAGCGCTACGCGGCGGCCGCCGGCGGTGCGGTGCTGCTCAACGGCGAACCACTGCCGCGGCTGCCGCGCGGGAAGCTCGGCGAGGCGATGATCGGCTTCGGCGCGTTCAATGTGGACTCCGCGGGGCGCATTCCGGGCCGGTTCCGATTCGATCTGCTCAGCCCGCTGAGCAGGTTGTCCTCGCGGGTGCGCATGCACGGCTCCACCGGAATCGACCTGGCGTTCACCGCGTCGGGCGTGCTCGGCGGTGCGATCGTCTTCGGACATCATCCGTGGGACAACGCCGCGGGTGTCGCGCTGGTGCGGGCGGCGGGCGGTGTCGTCACCGATCTGGCGGGCGAGCCGTGGACCATCACCTCGGGTTCGGTGCTGGCCGCCGCGCCGGGAGTGCACGAGGAACTGCTCGAAATGATTTGCACGGTCGTCGACGATGCGTGA
- the hisF gene encoding imidazole glycerol phosphate synthase subunit HisF — protein sequence MTLAVRVIPCLDVDAGRVVKGVNFENLRDAGDPVELAAAYDLQGADELTFLDVTASTGDRGTMIDVVTRTAEQIFIPLTVGGGVRTVEDVDRLLRAGADKVSVNTAAIARPEVLREMSERFGSQCIVLSVDARTVPDGQPDTPSGWEVTTHGGKRGTGIDAIEWAVRGAELGVGEILLNSMDADGTKAGFDLPMIKAVREAVSVPVIASGGAGAVEHFAPAVQAGADAVLAASVFHFGDLTIPQVKAAMRAERIIVR from the coding sequence ATGACGTTGGCGGTACGCGTGATTCCGTGCCTGGATGTCGACGCGGGCCGGGTGGTCAAGGGCGTCAACTTCGAAAACCTGCGCGATGCGGGCGATCCCGTCGAACTGGCCGCCGCCTACGATCTGCAGGGCGCCGACGAGCTGACCTTCCTCGACGTGACCGCCTCCACCGGCGACCGCGGCACCATGATCGATGTGGTAACCCGCACGGCCGAGCAGATTTTCATTCCGCTCACCGTCGGCGGCGGTGTGCGCACGGTGGAAGATGTGGACCGGCTGCTGCGCGCGGGCGCGGATAAGGTTTCGGTCAACACCGCCGCCATCGCGCGCCCCGAGGTGCTGCGCGAAATGTCGGAGCGGTTCGGTTCCCAGTGCATCGTGCTCTCGGTGGACGCCCGCACCGTGCCCGACGGCCAGCCCGACACCCCGTCCGGCTGGGAGGTCACCACGCACGGCGGCAAACGCGGCACCGGTATCGACGCCATCGAGTGGGCCGTGCGCGGAGCCGAACTCGGCGTCGGCGAGATCTTGCTCAACTCGATGGATGCGGACGGCACCAAGGCCGGTTTCGACCTGCCGATGATCAAGGCGGTGCGCGAGGCGGTTTCGGTGCCGGTGATCGCGAGCGGGGGAGCAGGTGCGGTCGAGCACTTCGCGCCCGCCGTCCAGGCGGGTGCGGACGCGGTTTTGGCGGCCAGCGTCTTCCACTTCGGTGACCTGACCATCCCGCAGGTCAAAGCCGCGATGCGCGCCGAGCGGATCATCGTCCGCTAG
- a CDS encoding LLM class F420-dependent oxidoreductase: protein MSIGIALSPFGLDASDNAVDAAVVLGKEAAAVGVSSLWFGQLFSHDTIGLAGIVGREVPELEVGTSVVPIAARHPLLMSSQAQTAQAATHGRFTLGVGLGARFLTESAFGAPYDRPIARLREFLAALRGVLANGEVEFRGETLTAVTPMPAVVAGAEPTVPVLVAAMGPQALRVTAELADGTMPFLVGPQALAEHIVAPITAAAEQAGRPRPRIVAMVPGVVTADVDTARATATEQMAFYNDIPSYKRMIELSGASHAADLAVIGDERALADQIAAYFDAGATDVVVAQTDLATDADRRRTWQVLGELNRARTA from the coding sequence GTGAGTATCGGAATTGCGTTGTCTCCCTTCGGCCTCGACGCCAGCGACAATGCGGTGGACGCCGCCGTCGTCCTGGGGAAGGAGGCTGCCGCCGTCGGCGTGAGTTCGCTCTGGTTCGGCCAGCTGTTCAGCCACGACACGATCGGCCTCGCGGGCATCGTCGGCCGAGAGGTGCCGGAGCTCGAGGTCGGCACCTCCGTTGTGCCGATCGCCGCACGACATCCCCTGCTGATGTCCAGCCAAGCTCAAACCGCCCAGGCCGCAACCCATGGCCGCTTCACTCTCGGTGTCGGCCTCGGCGCCCGCTTCCTCACCGAGTCGGCCTTCGGCGCACCCTACGACCGCCCCATCGCCCGCCTCCGCGAATTCCTCGCCGCACTGCGCGGCGTGCTCGCCAACGGCGAAGTGGAGTTCCGCGGTGAAACCCTCACCGCGGTAACACCGATGCCCGCAGTGGTCGCGGGCGCCGAACCCACGGTTCCCGTCCTGGTCGCGGCGATGGGCCCGCAGGCGCTGCGCGTCACCGCCGAATTGGCCGACGGCACAATGCCATTCCTGGTCGGCCCGCAAGCCTTGGCTGAGCACATCGTCGCTCCCATCACCGCGGCCGCCGAACAAGCCGGACGCCCGCGCCCCCGCATCGTCGCCATGGTCCCAGGCGTTGTCACCGCGGACGTCGACACCGCCCGCGCGACCGCCACCGAACAAATGGCCTTCTACAACGACATTCCCTCCTATAAGCGAATGATCGAGCTCTCCGGTGCATCGCACGCCGCCGACCTGGCCGTGATCGGCGATGAACGAGCCCTCGCCGACCAGATCGCCGCGTATTTCGACGCGGGCGCCACCGATGTCGTTGTCGCCCAGACCGATCTGGCGACCGATGCCGATCGCCGGCGCACTTGGCAGGTGCTCGGTGAGCTGAACCGCGCTCGCACTGCCTGA
- the hisI gene encoding phosphoribosyl-AMP cyclohydrolase, with product MTLDPAIAARLKRNDAGLVAAVAQERGTGDVLMVAWMDDEALARTLETRKATYYSRSRQQYWVKGETSGHTQYVHEVRLDCDGDTILLVVDQEGAACHTGTHTCFDSDLLLADN from the coding sequence ATGACTCTCGACCCCGCGATTGCCGCCCGGCTCAAGCGCAACGATGCCGGCCTCGTCGCCGCCGTCGCGCAGGAGCGCGGCACCGGCGATGTGCTGATGGTCGCCTGGATGGACGACGAGGCGCTGGCCCGCACGCTGGAAACCCGTAAGGCGACCTACTATTCGCGTTCCCGCCAGCAGTACTGGGTCAAGGGCGAGACCTCCGGTCATACCCAGTACGTGCACGAGGTCCGCCTCGACTGCGACGGGGACACCATCCTGCTCGTGGTCGACCAGGAGGGCGCGGCCTGTCACACCGGCACCCACACCTGCTTCGATTCCGACCTGCTGCTCGCCGACAACTGA
- a CDS encoding MarR family winged helix-turn-helix transcriptional regulator: protein MTRLPGALDTRLQRESGVTHFEYWVLTLLSEEPGHRLQMSELAHKANASLSRLSHVVSKLERMGWAQRSATTGRRGVQAVLTDEGYLKVIEAAPGYLDAVRRLVFDGLDAQQTARLAELSETLAARLVDTLNQSNGRPTDRDDQPHS, encoded by the coding sequence ATGACACGTCTACCAGGCGCTTTGGATACTCGACTGCAGCGCGAATCCGGGGTTACGCATTTCGAATACTGGGTGCTCACCCTGTTATCGGAAGAGCCGGGCCACCGTCTGCAGATGAGTGAGCTTGCCCACAAGGCAAATGCATCGCTATCACGACTCTCGCATGTCGTATCGAAGCTGGAGCGGATGGGCTGGGCGCAACGCTCAGCAACCACCGGTCGGCGCGGTGTGCAGGCAGTGCTCACCGACGAAGGCTACTTGAAGGTCATCGAGGCGGCGCCCGGTTATCTGGACGCGGTGCGGCGGTTGGTATTCGACGGTCTCGATGCCCAGCAGACGGCGCGGCTGGCCGAACTCAGCGAGACCCTTGCCGCGCGCCTCGTCGACACGCTGAACCAGTCCAACGGACGGCCGACAGACCGCGACGATCAGCCGCATTCGTAG
- a CDS encoding permease: protein MTSSEVRPDGQKSTLATWRTRIIGALAVVAVLVIAYFILAAFIPRWWAQRLAELVSGSFSKGIGWGLVYGVLGTALPLFLLLSATLVWKRRAGKFIAGAAALLAVITAIPNLMTLSIVLGGNSAAHAGQRILDVDAPAFRGASLVGAIVAVVVFLAAVFLIVARRRRRKHPGESAAPKPPPAVAPQTPTVTPDTSATRQQTL, encoded by the coding sequence ATGACTTCGAGCGAGGTTCGGCCGGACGGGCAGAAATCCACGCTGGCCACGTGGCGCACCCGGATCATCGGCGCACTGGCGGTCGTCGCGGTGCTGGTCATCGCCTATTTCATTCTGGCCGCGTTCATCCCCCGCTGGTGGGCGCAGCGCCTCGCCGAGCTGGTGAGCGGCAGTTTCAGCAAGGGCATCGGCTGGGGTCTGGTCTACGGAGTACTCGGTACCGCGCTCCCGTTGTTCCTGCTGCTGTCCGCCACGCTGGTGTGGAAGCGCCGGGCCGGCAAGTTCATCGCGGGCGCCGCCGCGCTGCTCGCGGTGATCACCGCGATTCCGAATCTGATGACATTGTCGATCGTGCTCGGCGGCAACAGTGCCGCGCATGCCGGTCAGCGAATCCTGGATGTCGACGCGCCCGCCTTCCGCGGTGCGTCACTGGTCGGTGCCATCGTCGCCGTCGTGGTCTTTCTCGCCGCGGTGTTCCTGATCGTCGCGAGGCGCCGGCGGCGCAAACATCCCGGCGAGTCGGCAGCGCCGAAACCACCGCCCGCGGTCGCCCCGCAAACGCCGACAGTCACCCCGGACACGTCGGCGACACGCCAACAAACCCTGTGA
- a CDS encoding peroxiredoxin — translation MQSGQLAPEFELPDQSGTPRSLDALLANGPVVLFFYPAANTRVCTAEACHFRDLSAEFAALGASCVGISTDKVDVQAGFAERQNLGYPLLSDADGTVAAQFGVKRGLLGIVAPVKRHTFVIDPDRKIAKVITGELQANVHADEALKFLRERALQ, via the coding sequence ATGCAGTCAGGTCAGCTCGCTCCCGAGTTCGAGCTTCCCGATCAGTCCGGTACACCGCGTTCGCTCGATGCCCTGCTCGCGAACGGTCCCGTGGTGTTGTTCTTCTACCCTGCCGCGAACACGCGGGTGTGCACCGCGGAGGCCTGTCATTTTCGCGATCTGTCCGCCGAATTCGCGGCGCTCGGCGCGTCCTGCGTCGGCATCAGCACCGACAAGGTGGACGTGCAGGCCGGGTTCGCGGAGCGACAGAATCTCGGCTATCCCCTGCTCTCCGACGCAGACGGCACGGTGGCCGCCCAGTTCGGGGTGAAGCGGGGTCTGCTCGGGATCGTGGCACCGGTCAAGCGGCACACATTCGTGATCGACCCGGATCGCAAGATCGCCAAGGTGATCACCGGGGAGTTGCAGGCCAACGTGCACGCGGACGAGGCGCTGAAGTTCCTGCGCGAGCGCGCTCTTCAGTAG
- a CDS encoding anthranilate synthase component I, protein MPGASTPTTTSREQFHLLAAEHRVVPVTRKVLADSETPLSAYRKLAGDRAGTFLFESAETGRSWSRWSFIGAGSPSALTVVDGEAAWLGHTPVDAPSGGDPLVALRETLRLLQTERLPGLPPLTGGMVGYLGYDAVRRMERLPTLAIDDLRLPEMVLLLATDLAAFDHHEGAITLIANAVNWNGTAERVDEAYDDAVARLDRMTAALATPSESTVSVFDQPDPEYLRRRTTDEFGAGVRRLVKEIEAGEAFQVVLSQRFEMDYDGAPLDLYRMLRASNPSPYMYLIHIPDGDGGTAFSIVGSSPESLVTVKEGVATTHPIAGTRWRGVTEEDDLLLEKGLLADEKENAEHLMLVDLGRNDLGRVCQPGTVRVTEYRHIERYSHVMHLVSTVSGRLAPGKIALDAVNACFPAGTLSGAPKVRAMELIEELEPTRRGVYGGVVGYLDFAGDADTAIAIRTALLKDGTAYVQAGAGIVADSDPDYEDVESRNKAMAVLRAVASAKTVRAYGAPAPEHGGAE, encoded by the coding sequence ATGCCTGGCGCGTCCACTCCCACCACCACATCCCGCGAACAGTTCCACCTACTGGCTGCGGAGCATCGGGTGGTCCCGGTCACCCGAAAGGTGCTGGCGGACTCCGAAACTCCGCTGTCGGCCTACCGCAAACTCGCGGGTGATCGGGCCGGTACCTTCCTGTTCGAGTCCGCGGAGACCGGGCGGTCGTGGTCGCGTTGGTCGTTCATCGGCGCAGGCAGTCCGTCCGCGCTGACGGTTGTGGACGGGGAAGCGGCGTGGCTCGGACACACCCCGGTGGACGCGCCGTCCGGCGGTGATCCGCTGGTGGCCTTGCGCGAGACCCTGCGGTTGCTGCAGACCGAGCGGCTGCCCGGCCTGCCCCCGCTGACCGGCGGCATGGTCGGCTATCTCGGCTATGACGCGGTGCGCCGGATGGAACGGCTGCCCACCCTGGCCATCGATGATCTGCGGCTGCCGGAGATGGTGCTGCTACTGGCCACCGACCTCGCGGCCTTCGATCACCATGAGGGCGCGATCACGCTCATCGCCAACGCGGTCAACTGGAACGGCACCGCGGAACGGGTCGACGAGGCCTATGACGACGCGGTGGCCCGGCTCGATCGGATGACCGCCGCGCTGGCGACACCGTCGGAGTCGACCGTATCGGTCTTCGATCAGCCCGACCCGGAGTACCTGCGTCGGCGCACCACCGACGAATTCGGCGCGGGGGTGCGCCGTCTGGTCAAGGAGATCGAGGCGGGGGAGGCCTTCCAGGTCGTGCTCTCGCAGCGCTTCGAGATGGACTACGACGGCGCGCCGCTGGACCTGTATCGGATGCTGCGTGCCTCCAACCCCAGCCCGTACATGTACCTCATCCACATTCCGGACGGCGACGGCGGCACCGCGTTCTCGATCGTCGGCTCCAGCCCGGAATCCCTGGTAACCGTGAAAGAGGGTGTGGCGACGACACATCCGATCGCGGGCACCCGGTGGCGCGGCGTCACCGAGGAGGACGACCTGCTGCTGGAGAAGGGGCTACTGGCCGACGAGAAGGAGAACGCCGAGCACCTGATGCTCGTCGACCTCGGCCGCAACGATCTGGGCCGGGTATGCCAGCCGGGCACGGTACGCGTCACCGAGTACCGGCACATCGAGCGCTACAGCCACGTCATGCATCTGGTCTCCACGGTGTCCGGGCGCCTCGCGCCGGGCAAGATCGCGCTGGACGCGGTCAACGCCTGCTTCCCCGCAGGCACCCTGTCCGGCGCGCCGAAGGTGCGGGCGATGGAGCTCATCGAGGAGCTCGAGCCCACTCGTCGCGGCGTGTACGGCGGCGTCGTCGGCTACCTCGACTTCGCGGGCGACGCGGATACCGCGATCGCCATCCGCACCGCACTGCTGAAAGACGGCACCGCCTATGTGCAGGCGGGGGCGGGCATCGTCGCGGATTCGGATCCGGATTACGAGGACGTCGAATCCCGCAACAAAGCGATGGCGGTGCTGCGGGCGGTAGCGTCCGCGAAAACCGTGCGAGCCTACGGCGCGCCCGCCCCTGAGCACGGCGGCGCGGAATGA
- a CDS encoding TIGR02234 family membrane protein, whose product MTGSHPTDTDPTDSATAEPAKRKYPIGAIVLLAIAAAALWGASRMTWVTVSSTDGLTEPRTDKLNGGVWFGALTPLALVLLAAIAAVLATRGWLRRMFGVLIGLVAAVTAVPAFALLTKSGATAARAATLAELPGRATVTEVVTAQFPAVLSLVGALAAFVAGVLLARMPAAAARLSGKYDNPVFRRAAATEQVTQQRTDEASGDTTATPGQLSERVLWDALDAGTDPTEEATKPTVAPADSVDHDQGKPGGSGV is encoded by the coding sequence ATGACCGGCTCGCATCCCACCGATACCGATCCCACCGACTCCGCGACCGCTGAACCCGCGAAGCGCAAGTATCCGATCGGGGCGATCGTCCTGCTCGCCATCGCCGCGGCGGCGCTGTGGGGGGCGTCCAGAATGACCTGGGTAACTGTCTCGTCCACCGACGGCCTCACCGAACCACGCACCGACAAACTGAACGGCGGCGTCTGGTTCGGCGCGCTCACTCCGCTGGCCCTGGTATTGCTCGCCGCCATCGCCGCGGTACTGGCCACCCGCGGCTGGCTGCGGCGCATGTTCGGCGTCCTCATCGGCTTGGTCGCCGCGGTGACCGCGGTCCCCGCATTCGCCCTGCTGACCAAGTCCGGCGCGACCGCGGCCCGCGCCGCCACCCTGGCGGAGCTACCTGGGCGCGCGACGGTCACCGAGGTGGTCACTGCTCAGTTCCCGGCCGTGCTTTCGCTGGTGGGAGCGCTGGCGGCCTTTGTGGCCGGTGTCCTGCTGGCCCGGATGCCCGCGGCGGCCGCCCGGCTGTCCGGCAAGTACGACAACCCGGTGTTCCGCCGCGCCGCCGCCACCGAGCAGGTGACGCAGCAGCGCACAGATGAGGCGTCGGGCGATACCACGGCGACCCCCGGGCAACTCTCCGAGCGCGTGCTCTGGGACGCGTTGGACGCGGGCACCGACCCCACCGAGGAAGCGACGAAGCCCACTGTGGCACCCGCCGATTCGGTCGACCATGATCAGGGCAAACCCGGGGGATCGGGTGTCTGA